In the Microcebus murinus isolate Inina chromosome 14, M.murinus_Inina_mat1.0, whole genome shotgun sequence genome, one interval contains:
- the ADO gene encoding 2-aminoethanethiol dioxygenase, whose translation MPRDNMASLIQRIARQACLTFRGGGGGRRASDRGAASGPEAPMSPGFPENLSKLKSLLTQVRAEDLNIAPRKATLQPLPPNLPPVTYMHIYETDGFSLGVFLLKSGTSIPLHDHPGMHGMLKVLYGTVRISCMDKLEASGGQRPRAPPPEQQFEPPLQPRERDAVRLGVLRSRAEYTEASGPCVLTPHRDNLHQIDAVDGPAAFLDILAPPYDPDNGRDCHYYRVLEPVRAKEASGSTCDLPREVWLLETPQADDFWCEGEPYPGPKVFP comes from the coding sequence CCCCGGGACAACATGGCCTCCCTGATCCAACGGATCGCCCGCCAGGCTTGCCTCACCTtccggggcggcgggggcggccgcAGAGCTTCCGACCGCGGCGCGGCGTCTGGCCCCGAGGCGCCGATGTCGCCAGGCTTCCCGGAGAACCTGAGCAAGCTGAAGAGCCTGCTGACCCAGGTCCGCGCCGAGGACTTGAACATCGCCCCGCGCAAGGCCACGCTGCAGCCACTGCCGCCCAACCTGCCGCCCGTCACCTACATGCACATCTACGAGACCGACGGCTTCAGCCTGGGCGTGTTCCTGCTCAAGAGCGGCACGTCCATCCCGTTGCATGACCACCCGGGCATGCACGGCATGCTCAAGGTGCTGTACGGCACCGTGCGCATCAGCTGCATGGACAAGCTGGAGGCGAGCGGCGGGCAGCGGCCGCGGGCCCCGCCGCCGGAGCAGCAGTTCGAGCCGCCGCTGCAGCCCCGGGAGCGGGATGCGGTGCGGCTGGGCGTGCTGCGCTCGCGGGCGGAGTACACCGAGGCCAGCGGTCCCTGCGTCCTCACGCCGCACCGGGACAACCTGCACCAGATCGACGCAGTGGACGGGCCCGCCGCCTTTCTGGACATCCTGGCCCCGCCCTACGACCCAGACAATGGCCGGGACTGCCACTATTACCGGGTGCTGGAGCCCGTCAGGGCCAAGGAGGCCTCTGGCTCGACCTGTGACCTGCCCCGAGAGGTGTGGCTCCTGGAGACCCCGCAGGCCGATGATTTCTGGTGCGAGGGAGAGCCCTATCCAGGTCCCAAGGTCTTCCCTTGA